The window GTAACAAGTGGTGGTAACAATAATTCTCTTTTAGTTAAACGATCTCGAAAAACTTTACTTACGGCAGTAACATCCAGTACTACTACCACGATACATCCACGACCATCTTTGAGAAATAGCTCTGCATCAGGTATTTGCTTTTTTATCTAtgtgaattttctttttctcttctaTGTGATTTTTaacatctttatttttttttttatatagaaACCATAtctccaccaccaccatcggCAAAACGTCGTCGATTGGCCAAAGATGTTtccaaatgatttttgatgaaacCACTTTCAACTTGTAATTTGGTTattataaattttgaaaaaatggacaaatcaaaagattttttgTATAGATGTTTCTACCTTAAGATATTACCCTTTTTgcaacaatatatatatgtttacCCTCAATGACCATTCAATCATctgttttatattttatataaGAATTTccatcaattattgattaattccCTATACATCCTTATTTTCGTCATAGCTTTAAATTGTATTTTTATCGATTGTGTATATAAATAtagacattattattattattattattattatttgattggtGGTTCATTAACACTCACATTTTGaatcttgttgtttgtaAAATCGCACCACAAAGCATGTTTTGactaattttcaattcatttttttcaggatCATTATTTTGCATTCAACActcatcattgttatcatcagtatattttttttttttttttgttttcatgaatttcatgaatatacatttgattgataattattattaaccacATGCGTTTTTTCTGTATAAATctatagatcatcatcatttttatttatgtgTACAAAATCTATTTATCGAAATGCAGCGAAAATAACAATAGCAAATACCTGAAAGTTTAGACAGAGTTTAAAAACTCTACTAAAactataaacaacaacaatgttggAATCTGATGGAAATAGAGCTTTTGAAAACATTTGTAAAATCATGTCCTGAATCGATAATAGAATAAAGCTTTATTTGGATTTTAGTATAGATTCActtaataaaattgatagCAATTTAGAAAATATTAGATGAAAAAGTGAATTTAACAGATTACATTCATGTTacaattttgttcatattgTACTCTTGTAATGGCATTGTAATCAAACACTGATATCGACAACGAATCCATTTGATTAACGATTGCCATCCACCCTTGTTggtgaaaaaacatttatgattgatgaatagAGATTCGATTCGtctctcatcatcaagaagTAATAGCAATCCATTATAACGTTTTTCGTTCCTAAGGTCTGACCACCATTTTGTTAGATACGATGTGTcgtcaatttcaataatttgtaGAATGCCCCTGGTAATaggatttgaattgaaatgttgGACTATTGGTTGCCAATCGTTGAATATATTCTTGGGGACTAATAATGTGAGAACATTTCCATCCAATAGCAAGCTAAAACAGAATATTGATAACATCAATCTGGAAGCATTATCATATTGATACTTAGCACTATCAATCTGATTGtctaaatgaataataatattgccCAACGGTGCTTTGTAATTTAATTGTATTAGACTTGAAGTATCAGAATCTTCATATtcaaaaaacgaatgattcCATTCTTCAGACGTTGGATGACATTCAATGTTAAATCGTATCAATTCGATTTCTATGCTATCCTCATGAATTGCGTCCAGAGTTTCAACGATCAATTGTGAGCGATTTTTCAACGTCGACCAACTACGATTTGGGttataaacaaataaagtttatgagaataaaaatgaataatgatgataaataccTTTTGTTTAATGTCGTTTTCAAATCGAAATTTGCCGCTTCGGCAAATCTATGATATGATTCTGAGGGAATCAACTCTAATGACCAAGATTGTAATGATTTCTGTAGGTTGATTGAACAACAGTTAATCGATTTGCGTTGGGTAGTTTGAATTTGTCGCGCTATTTTATATCCTATCCCAATATCTTCAGTAGACCAGATAGAAACGAAAGAAGTTCGATATGAAGAACCTTTCAAACGGTTGATcatgttgattgattcatcgacataacgataataatgaaattcgaTTCCCTGGTTATTTTGATCGACCCGAATAGCATCAAGATTTAAGCAAGCTTTTGAACCAATTGAAAAAGATTCATTTTCTGCAAACAAAGAATCATtgacaaattgatttttcaatttttgttcgaCAATTGCTTCAATTTTCGGTCGCAACGATTCTTGAGCAAAAACTTTGATGCAAGATAAGTTGCTTACGATGTAAACATCGAACAAATTATCCAGCGCTGAATGTATATCGGCGGTATCCGTTAGCAAATATGTGCCAATTTGTCCTTGATTTGATATtctaaaatcaattaaatgtTTAAAAACGGATGCTGGGCCGCCACATTCGATGAACATTTCAcgtaaaaaaacaatcggaATCGTGGAATACAAATCTGTGACCAAAAGAATTGGGGTTCCATGGATTATTTCAGCTAAAACATCATGAAAACAAGCCAAGATCGAGGTTTTGGTGCAATTAATCACCCGATAATGGCACACGTTTGgtaatttttgattaatagGTTCAGCTTTTTTTAACATTGCATTCAAAGCTTGTAAACGTCGttggaatttaaatttatgaatgtttgaaatttcagTCCCCATTGCCAGAGGTTTGAGCTGTGATAATTTAGCAATTAATGTTTCAGCAACCCGAATGCGTACTTGAACTTCATAATACCAAGTATCATTCAGATGAATCATTGGATACGTCAAtgtgaaattattttcaataaaagaaattttatCCAACAACGACTGAGGactttgatgaatttttatggTAAACTTATCGATAGAGAGTGTTTCGATCAGGTCATCATCGCCACCAGAATCACCTTTGATTtccaaatgattcaatagCCAATTTTTCATATCCATTTTGTTCGTTCtttaaaaaatgttttcatttcatatgaCAATTAActcaatgtgaatgaatgtcgTACATGATGGAAATTCACTTTTATACATTTTTAAGTTCAAAGTCTACCCTGTACACAGGGGGGGGGTTCAAATGTGTTCGTTTAATGCCCTGCCCATAGATGACGAGCATTGAagttaatgataaaattactTTTATTTGTGCAGACCAAGATGTATTTATTTCAacattaaaatgatgatgatgatgataattgctATTGAGTATCAATCATAACCATAATCACATAAACTCGCATTGATAAATCgaactaaaaaaattataattttgattttattatcttTGCTAACAGTTAGTCACTGAGAACGACTACATTGGtcgatgaaataaaatccaggataaaaattatattcaaaaacaGAATGATCCAATTTGTACATAATTCAAAATATGCGAAAACCAAATTGGTTTctgttgatcattattttaggTTCAAATCTCTTTTAGAATTCTGTATGATAAATATAATTCATCTTGAACTCATTGATTTTACCCACACTGataacaattgatgataatcaagatGGAAATTTGTCAACAAGACTATTAGAAAATACTGATGATGTCTGTTGAGACTTGTTGCTAATATTACCATGATAAATCTGAGTCTTACGAAtggattgatgatcatttgagTTAGAAAATTGACGAATCGTATTCTTTCCAAATGACGAAGACGTAGCCTTATTTCCAGCAATCATATTTCCATTGGCTAAagttttcatatttatatcGGAATCGAATGTATTTTTATTAGTATTCGATCCATTCGTGGTGGTCATCATTGGAACGTTATTATTCCAATTAGCTCCACTGTTGGAATTGGAATTAGTACTCGAATTACTTGACGTACTACTGCTACTGTTGTAATAATTTGGTCgccttgatgatgataaatttgaatttgtcgTTATATTAGAAAGGCCATTTGTATTGATCGCAACCattggattattatttgatgaactattattattactgttaTTGCTATTATATCTTCTATTTAATAACATTccagttgatgatgaacggtGTGATGATGTTGAGGGTGGTTGGCGGCTGTGGAATCGTTGTCGCTTGTGATTGATGTTGAATATAATTCGCATGAGCCAATGgaagatgatggtgatgcgGATGATAATGTGGTGATAAGCTAACCGGAacaggttgttgttgttgatgtgtaATTGTCTGTTGTAAAGCAACGGCAGCTGCATGATGCATCGCGTTTGCGTAtggtgataaaaatgatgtagatattgttgaaaattgattcgtTGCAGCTGATGTCGGAAATGTTAAATGAACTGGCGGTGGCTGAGTGTTCAACAATAATGGCTGAGGTGGTTGCGATTGTTGAATGGAGGCAGCTGCCGTATCGTTAGCATTTGTGTCCTGGGAAGACGTAATTGTATCTAACTaggaacaatgaaaaatgattcatcatcaataaaataaaatacactAGGCATACCATCGAAGGAAGTGAACTGGATTTCGTTGTATTTGTATCACAGATGACTTCATCACTATCACTTGAGTCTTTATCGAAATCCGTTGAATTTGGATTGCAATTTGACGTCTTAttatgatgaggatgatgatgtcgaggAGATTTGGtctgacgatgatgatgatgatgactgctATTAGTCAATGATCCTCCCATATATTTGCCACTTGTGCTATCTAGATTCGTCCCAGAACTTTTTCCACTAGTACCGTcgctaccaccaccatttgaACTATCGTCATTATTGGTATTCATATCTGAATATGGCAGTgggaatttttcaattatagaATTTCGATAATCAATTACTTCATCGGTGACACGAACTATACGGCccaatattgattttgtcTGATCAACagttgttgataatggaCCAACAGCCTGGTGTAGAGTAGTAAATGCATATTCGAACGCTTGTTTAACCATCAAAGCCCCATACGAATTTTTTCCGATATCATTCGATGGATTTAAAGGATCTTCGATACATAGAATTGATGGCCGATAATTAGAGTCCatgtttttttgaatttcagaTTTAGGTACAAATTTGCCACCATCTTTGACACGAATGCCAACacgataataattaaaatatCGTCCAAATAGTTCGAAAAATTCGATTAACAAAACACCCAAATTAGCATCA of the Dermatophagoides farinae isolate YC_2012a chromosome 1, ASM2471394v1, whole genome shotgun sequence genome contains:
- the LOC124492125 gene encoding terminal nucleotidyltransferase 4A → MMDPNIGWFQPEQEGPALKLWVSLWKRAKMSHHTAIENQPDFVPLTNNNNGTHHHNDHHHNLHLGHQMNDNNNIDDCHKQDQTMPSTTTPISIFPNGPFHPFYLNHMAKRNHSDNPASTYNFNDNQNICAKYNGTPWRTLRGHYSPGIIGLHQEIEDFYNYMKPTPEEQFMRQNVVKRISTVINNFWPEAKVDYFGSFRTGLYLPTSDIDMVVFGKWETIPLFTLEKKLLETGIAEDNSIKVLDKASVPIIKLTDQETKVRVDISFNTSNGIKSAKLIKDYKQDYPNLEKLVFVLKQFLLQRDLKEVFTGGISSYSLILMVISFIQLHPRIEARLPDANLGVLLIEFFELFGRYFNYYRVGIRVKDGGKFVPKSEIQKNMDSNYRPSILCIEDPLNPSNDIGKNSYGALMVKQAFEYAFTTLHQAVGPLSTTVDQTKSILGRIVRVTDEVIDYRNSIIEKFPLPYSDMNTNNDDSSNGGGSDGTSGKSSGTNLDSTSGKYMGGSLTNSSHHHHHRQTKSPRHHHPHHNKTSNCNPNSTDFDKDSSDSDEVICDTNTTKSSSLPSMLDTITSSQDTNANDTAAASIQQSQPPQPLLLNTQPPPVHLTFPTSAATNQFSTISTSFLSPYANAMHHAAAVALQQTITHQQQQPVPVSLSPHYHPHHHHLPLAHANYIQHQSQATTIPQPPTTLNIITPFIINWNVIK
- the LOC124491747 gene encoding uncharacterized protein LOC124491747; this translates as MDMKNWLLNHLEIKGDSGGDDDLIETLSIDKFTIKIHQSPQSLLDKISFIENNFTLTYPMIHLNDTWYYEVQVRIRVAETLIAKLSQLKPLAMGTEISNIHKFKFQRRLQALNAMLKKAEPINQKLPNVCHYRVINCTKTSILACFHDVLAEIIHGTPILLVTDLYSTIPIVFLREMFIECGGPASVFKHLIDFRISNQGQIGTYLLTDTADIHSALDNLFDVYIVSNLSCIKVFAQESLRPKIEAIVEQKLKNQFVNDSLFAENESFSIGSKACLNLDAIRVDQNNQGIEFHYYRYVDESINMINRLKGSSYRTSFVSIWSTEDIGIGYKIARQIQTTQRKSINCCSINLQKSLQSWSLELIPSESYHRFAEAANFDLKTTLNKSWSTLKNRSQLIVETLDAIHEDSIEIELIRFNIECHPTSEEWNHSFFEYEDSDTSSLIQLNYKAPLGNIIIHLDNQIDSAKYQYDNASRLMLSIFCFSLLLDGNVLTLLVPKNIFNDWQPIVQHFNSNPITRGILQIIEIDDTSYLTKWWSDLRNEKRYNGLLLLLDDERRIESLFINHKCFFTNKGGWQSLIKWIRCRYQCLITMPLQEYNMNKIVT